One stretch of Cellulomonas wangsupingiae DNA includes these proteins:
- a CDS encoding NAD(P)/FAD-dependent oxidoreductase: MRGRRTTRPDGRTGARVVVVGGGYAGTMAANRLTGAPEVAHVVLVDEHPYLVERIRLHQLAAGTGTATRDDVVAAGVERRTARAVRVDDGSVLLADGTRVAYDRLVLAVGSGPDVPADVPGARQHALPVAGLQDAHRLADALAGVGPGAAVTVVGGGLSGIEVAAEIAEALPDVRVRLLAGGRLGPGPGPVGPGRRVLDRGLARLGVEVLEGARVAEVEHGKVVLGDGRHLTSDVTVWAAGFAVPDLARVSGLPVDAAGRLRVGPDLVCAADPRVVGAGDAVAVDGSAWRMTCQAAVPMGAHAADVVADGLRGRTPAPFRLAFAAQCVSLGRRRGVLLRVHDDATPSRVLLGGRAAATMKELVCRVTVRVLRTEARHPGRYRWLP, translated from the coding sequence ATGCGAGGACGCAGGACGACACGGCCCGACGGTCGGACGGGCGCGCGGGTCGTGGTGGTGGGCGGCGGGTACGCCGGGACCATGGCCGCCAACCGGCTGACGGGCGCGCCCGAGGTGGCACACGTGGTGCTGGTGGACGAGCACCCGTACCTCGTGGAACGCATCCGCCTCCACCAGCTGGCCGCGGGCACGGGCACCGCGACGCGCGACGACGTGGTGGCCGCGGGTGTCGAGCGGCGCACCGCGCGCGCGGTCCGGGTGGACGACGGGAGCGTGCTCCTCGCCGACGGCACGCGCGTCGCGTACGACCGGCTCGTCCTCGCGGTCGGCAGCGGGCCCGACGTCCCGGCGGACGTCCCGGGAGCGCGGCAGCACGCGCTGCCGGTGGCGGGCCTGCAGGACGCGCACCGGTTGGCCGACGCGCTCGCGGGCGTCGGACCGGGCGCCGCCGTGACCGTGGTCGGTGGCGGGCTGAGCGGCATCGAGGTGGCGGCGGAGATCGCCGAGGCGCTGCCGGACGTGCGGGTGCGGCTGCTGGCCGGCGGGCGGCTGGGCCCCGGCCCGGGCCCGGTGGGGCCGGGCCGTCGCGTGCTGGACCGAGGGCTCGCCCGTCTCGGTGTCGAGGTGCTGGAGGGCGCGCGGGTCGCGGAGGTCGAGCACGGCAAGGTCGTGCTCGGCGACGGGCGCCACCTGACCAGCGACGTGACGGTGTGGGCCGCGGGGTTCGCCGTGCCGGACCTCGCGCGTGTCAGCGGCCTGCCCGTCGACGCCGCCGGCCGCCTGCGCGTCGGGCCGGACCTCGTCTGCGCGGCGGACCCCCGCGTCGTCGGTGCGGGGGACGCGGTGGCAGTCGACGGGTCGGCGTGGCGCATGACGTGCCAGGCGGCCGTCCCCATGGGGGCGCACGCCGCCGACGTCGTCGCCGACGGCCTGCGCGGCCGCACGCCCGCACCGTTCCGCTTGGCGTTCGCCGCGCAGTGCGTGAGCCTGGGCAGGCGGCGCGGTGTGCTGCTGCGCGTGCACGACGACGCGACCCCGAGCCGGGTGCTGCTGGGTGGGCGCGCCGCGGCGACGATGAAGGAGCTGGTGTGCCGGGTGACGGTGCGGGTGCTGCGGACGGAGGCGCGTCACCCGGGACGGTACAGGTGGCTCCCGTGA
- a CDS encoding RNA polymerase sigma-70 factor, producing MTEHAREFTELRPLLFTIAYEITGSTADADDVLQDSWLRWSAVDLATVEHRRAYLARVVSRQALNALRASSRRREEYVGPWLPEPLLVSAGDLADDVVLGESVSMAVLLVLESLSPAERVVFVLREVFGFEHAEIAGVVGRTPAAVRQLAHRAREHVEARRPRYEPRGDEAARAVQEFLRAAGTGDLDGLLAVLDPDVLLVSDGGGKVSALRHPLRGAADVARFVLGLFRLATPSHTFGLAGINGAPGVVVRRGHDLEGVFCFDVQEGRVVGVYGVRNPDKLASLAQVRRVGR from the coding sequence GTGACCGAGCACGCCCGCGAGTTCACGGAGCTCCGGCCCCTGCTGTTCACCATCGCGTACGAGATCACGGGGTCCACGGCCGACGCCGACGACGTGCTGCAGGACAGCTGGCTGCGGTGGTCGGCGGTGGACCTGGCGACGGTCGAGCACCGGCGGGCGTACCTCGCACGGGTCGTGTCGCGGCAGGCGCTGAACGCGCTGCGGGCGTCGTCGCGTCGCCGTGAGGAGTACGTGGGCCCGTGGCTGCCCGAGCCGCTCCTCGTCTCCGCGGGCGACCTCGCGGACGACGTGGTGCTGGGCGAGTCGGTGTCCATGGCGGTGCTCCTGGTGCTGGAGAGCCTGTCCCCGGCGGAGCGGGTCGTGTTCGTGCTGCGGGAGGTGTTCGGGTTCGAGCACGCCGAGATCGCCGGCGTGGTCGGACGCACCCCGGCCGCGGTCCGCCAGCTGGCCCACCGCGCGCGTGAGCACGTGGAGGCCCGCCGGCCGCGCTATGAGCCGCGCGGCGACGAGGCCGCGCGTGCCGTCCAGGAGTTCCTGCGGGCCGCGGGCACCGGGGACCTCGACGGGCTGCTGGCGGTGCTCGACCCCGACGTGCTCCTGGTGTCCGACGGCGGCGGGAAGGTGAGCGCGCTGCGCCACCCGCTGCGCGGGGCCGCCGACGTGGCGCGGTTCGTGCTGGGGCTCTTCCGGCTGGCCACGCCCTCGCACACCTTCGGGCTCGCGGGGATCAACGGTGCGCCCGGGGTGGTGGTGCGCCGGGGTCACGACCTGGAGGGCGTGTTCTGCTTCGACGTCCAGGAGGGGCGCGTCGTGGGCGTCTACGGCGTGCGGAACCCCGACAAGCTCGCGTCGCTCGCCCAGGTCCGGCGCGTGGGTCGCTGA
- a CDS encoding DNA-3-methyladenine glycosylase I, translating into MTTSTTAPFRCFGGSDPLYAAYHDDEWAVPVHDEHALYERISLEAFQSGLAWITILRKRPAFREAFAGFDPEVVARFGDDDVARLLADAAIVRNRAKIEATVANARALLALHESGRTLDEVLWSYAPEPRPRPRTWAEVPGRTPGSAALAKELKRYGFRFVGPTTAYAAMQACGVVDDHLADCLVAQRAMTADDQVPLLPGSDNGAHASAGSPGRARVPT; encoded by the coding sequence ATGACGACCTCGACCACCGCGCCGTTCCGGTGCTTCGGCGGCTCCGACCCGCTGTACGCGGCGTACCACGACGACGAGTGGGCCGTCCCGGTGCACGACGAGCACGCGCTCTACGAGCGCATCTCGCTGGAGGCCTTCCAGTCGGGGCTGGCGTGGATCACGATCCTGCGCAAGCGCCCGGCCTTCCGGGAGGCGTTCGCAGGCTTCGACCCCGAGGTGGTCGCCAGGTTCGGGGACGACGACGTGGCCCGGCTCCTCGCGGACGCGGCGATCGTGCGGAACCGCGCCAAGATCGAGGCGACGGTCGCGAACGCCCGCGCGCTGCTCGCGCTGCACGAGTCCGGCAGGACGCTCGACGAGGTGCTCTGGTCGTACGCACCCGAGCCGCGCCCGCGTCCCCGCACGTGGGCCGAGGTGCCGGGCCGCACGCCCGGGTCCGCGGCCCTGGCCAAGGAGCTCAAGCGGTACGGCTTCCGGTTCGTCGGCCCGACCACCGCCTACGCCGCGATGCAGGCGTGCGGCGTCGTCGACGACCACCTGGCCGACTGCCTCGTCGCGCAGCGCGCGATGACCGCCGACGACCAGGTGCCACTACTCCCGGGGAGTGATAACGGCGCCCACGCCTCGGCAGGCTCCCCCGGCAGGGCTAGGGTGCCCACATGA
- a CDS encoding response regulator transcription factor, with translation MSRIRSVVIDDEALVREALALLLGAEPDIEVVGTTGDGAAAVGLARETEADVVVMDVRMPGVDGVEATRLLAADELDGRTVRVLVLTSFHDDEVVRAALHAGASGFLLKRAAPRHLPDAVRAVAAGNAWLDPVVARKLLDDFAAPLRDVPSPGALARLTPREREVLVLLAHGMRTDDVVTHLVVAEATVKTHVSRVLLKLGLHDRAQAVAFAYRCGLVGPDDPLPRPSHVSGPP, from the coding sequence GTGAGCCGGATCCGGTCGGTCGTCATCGACGACGAGGCCCTCGTCCGCGAGGCGCTCGCCCTGCTGCTCGGTGCCGAGCCCGACATCGAGGTGGTGGGGACGACCGGCGACGGTGCCGCCGCGGTCGGTCTGGCTCGCGAGACCGAGGCGGACGTCGTCGTCATGGACGTCCGGATGCCGGGCGTGGACGGGGTCGAGGCGACACGCCTCCTGGCGGCGGACGAGCTCGACGGGCGCACGGTGCGGGTGCTCGTCCTCACCAGCTTTCACGACGACGAGGTCGTGCGCGCCGCCCTGCACGCGGGAGCTTCGGGCTTCCTGCTCAAGCGGGCCGCACCTCGGCACCTCCCGGACGCGGTCCGTGCGGTGGCTGCCGGGAACGCGTGGTTGGACCCCGTCGTCGCGCGCAAGCTGCTGGACGACTTCGCGGCACCCCTGCGCGACGTCCCCTCACCAGGCGCGCTCGCGCGGCTCACACCACGCGAGCGTGAGGTCCTGGTGCTGCTCGCGCACGGCATGCGCACCGACGACGTCGTCACGCATCTCGTGGTCGCCGAGGCCACGGTGAAGACGCACGTCTCCCGCGTGCTCCTGAAGCTCGGCCTGCACGACCGTGCGCAGGCGGTCGCGTTCGCCTACCGGTGCGGTCTCGTCGGGCCCGACGACCCGCTACCGCGCCCCTCCCACGTGTCCGGTCCTCCCTGA
- a CDS encoding sensor histidine kinase, with product MRPTWPARTVVRDVPMLLGLWVIDLLVFFTAGMDTAPGWLVGALGLVTFVPLLWRRQAPVAAFAVTLVLSVTISVATAGYRPMVATWAGLYAVAASSRWAVTLGAVASTALPTAIIVAEEADAGAPGTTGVRTFVAITGVLAVDAVLVAAGRLQGRRGRELRDLRAQQAEKQREAVRLERARIARELHDIVARSITLMSLQAVAAARVLRDDPARAEQTLDRVGDLGASAVDELHRMLGLLDVAGADAAPDPRGTDAGTDVGAEVRAVVQSYRDAGLRVDLSIDGAERPVDESVRHAAARVLQESLTNATKHGDPDDPVVVRWGWSQDGLLLDVSNAAADGRAPQTGTGYGLVGLAERVRAVGGTLEAAFQGERFVVRAALPVRPGLDHRVVGAGTS from the coding sequence ATGCGTCCGACCTGGCCCGCGCGGACCGTCGTCCGGGACGTGCCGATGCTCCTCGGCCTGTGGGTGATCGACCTCCTGGTCTTCTTCACCGCGGGCATGGACACCGCTCCCGGCTGGCTCGTCGGCGCGCTCGGGCTGGTGACGTTCGTGCCCCTGCTGTGGCGGCGCCAGGCCCCGGTGGCCGCCTTCGCCGTGACGCTGGTCCTGTCGGTGACGATCAGCGTCGCCACCGCGGGATACCGGCCGATGGTCGCGACGTGGGCGGGCCTCTACGCGGTCGCGGCCTCCTCGCGCTGGGCCGTCACGCTCGGCGCCGTCGCGTCGACCGCGCTGCCCACGGCGATCATCGTCGCGGAGGAGGCGGACGCCGGTGCACCGGGGACGACCGGCGTGCGGACGTTCGTCGCGATCACCGGGGTCCTGGCGGTCGACGCGGTCCTCGTCGCTGCAGGCCGGTTGCAGGGCAGGAGGGGCAGGGAGCTCCGTGACCTGCGGGCCCAGCAGGCGGAGAAGCAGCGTGAGGCGGTCCGCCTCGAGCGCGCTCGGATCGCACGCGAGCTGCACGACATCGTCGCCCGGTCGATCACCTTGATGTCCCTCCAGGCGGTCGCCGCCGCACGTGTCCTGCGCGACGACCCGGCCCGGGCCGAGCAGACGCTGGACCGGGTCGGCGACCTCGGCGCCTCGGCGGTCGACGAGCTGCACCGGATGCTCGGGCTGCTCGACGTGGCGGGCGCCGACGCGGCACCGGACCCGCGGGGCACCGACGCCGGGACCGACGTCGGTGCAGAGGTCCGGGCCGTCGTCCAGAGCTACCGCGACGCCGGCCTGCGGGTCGACCTGAGCATCGACGGTGCCGAACGCCCGGTGGACGAGAGCGTCCGGCACGCCGCCGCGCGCGTGCTGCAGGAGTCGTTGACGAACGCCACGAAGCACGGGGACCCCGACGACCCCGTCGTCGTGCGGTGGGGGTGGTCGCAGGACGGCCTGCTCCTGGACGTCTCCAACGCGGCGGCGGACGGGCGGGCGCCGCAGACGGGGACGGGCTACGGCCTGGTGGGCCTGGCCGAACGGGTCCGGGCGGTGGGGGGCACGCTCGAGGCCGCCTTCCAGGGTGAACGGTTCGTCGTCCGGGCGGCTCTCCCGGTGCGTCCGGGGCTCGACCACCGGGTCGTCGGGGCCGGGACGTCGTGA